The genomic region CAGAAGAAAGCATATTCTCTCTTAAAAGAACCTGGCAGCAGAGCTTAAGTTTGCAAAACTACATCTGAGCAAACCACAACACTTCTGGAGCAACGTCCTTTGGACAGACCAGACCAAAGTGGAGACCAAGTGCTTGGTCATAATGCACAGTGCTGCATTAAgcaaaagacaaacacagaacaTCAGTACAAAGATCAAGACATAAACGgtgaagcacggtggtggacGGGTGATAAtttgggcaccttgcagtcactgaatCAACCAtcaactgaaaaagaaaagaatcaaagtgTTGCAATGACCCTGTCGTAGTGCAGACCTCAACCCAATTGCTCAAATGCTGATGCGGGACCTTGAGAGAGCTGCGCATAAACaaatgcccacaaacctcaatgcACTGAAGCAACATTGTGAAGAACAACTGACCAAAATTATTTCtcaatgatgtgagagactgacgAAGTCACACTGGAAATGATTACTTTAACTTATTGCTGATAAAAGTGGTTCTACAAGGTCCTGAATCATGCCACGCACtttgtcacacactgcttcttcatcttcttttttgttcaataaataacataatatataataaattttgtatttaaataattagAACCTGAGAGGgaccagatgattttttttgtattattaacCATGGAATTGAAAGAGGGTGCACGTTCTTTGATTCACTGATAAAAGCCTGACTTTAAAATGCAGAATCTAAATCCAGTGGAAAACCTCAGCATGgctctgtctgtgttttataTGTAGCCTgtggtttatatatatatttttttcattttctggtACATTTTTAGCTGACCTTTATAGATGGAGCAAAAGTTCAGTTCGCTGAAAATGGTTCCTAAAAGTGACCATGAACCCACACAGTGTCTACTTTAATTGACTGCCACCTTAAGGCAATAATTAATATCAGCACTAGTTTCTCACAGTGTTGAATTCCCCCATCGTTACTCATGAAAGATTTTACCTCTCTTCACAGctttcaaagaagaaaaagacaaaaagtaatGTCTTAGGAAACGAAAGAAATTAAAAGATACACAATCTTAGATGATGGGGAAAAAACCTTTGATAACAACTGAAATTGGAGGTTGGAGGTTAAACGGCTTCAGCCCTGCTTCAGCAGGAGTAAGGATGAGAAGGTGGGGAGACCAGCAGAGATGGAAAGTAAAGAGAAGCTGAGTTTTAGAGTGAGGAAacaagagagagacagagtgcaTTGTGCTGTGGATGGGGCGGGTCATCCTGGTCAGGGCAAAGAGGAAAGCCTGCTCAGATCAGCCCAGAAGCTGACAGCTCTCTGACAGGGATTAGACGACTGCCTGTAAATAATAGGGGTTCAGACCTGGGGCACTTTGCTCTTTGACAAAGTGTTCATTTCTCATCCATcactctttccttctctctgttGCCTGTGGGGTCGAATTCTCACAGACTTTTGGTTATTCTGGGTGAGACTCAGCAGACTAAAAGCAAAAAGTGCTGTGGTAAAAGGTGCAGCATTACTCAAATACAAGAGAGTTTCCATATGGCGCATTTGGTGCTCACCTGCATCTCCTCAATGTGACACATTCAAATTTCcagaaaaatgaaaggaaagcaAAGTAGCAGACTGTGAGATAGATGACATCATTTGATTTAAACTAAACATCTGGAGGCCAGACATAGTCAGAGCCTCAAAATAGACACAATGGGCGAGAGGTAGGCGACCTGCTAGGTGTAGTTATAGCGGTGTTAAAAGAAAATGCTCTCAGGAAATGACAGGCACATGATAAATAATTCCAAATATGTTTGCTGAAATAAATAAGTTCAGAGGAAGCCAAATCGGGAGCATTACACAAAGTCCAGGCCTCAGTGTAAACTACATGATTGTATTTGTAATGTCTGTGTATGTGAGGCCTATCTTAATAGGAGACTCACATGCAACAAAGACAGTAACTTGAATCTCTATTTTGCCTGTGCAGAATGACCCATTAACTACAATGAAATCCTCGAACTTATTATGACTTGTGGAGTAGAGGGCAATGATTCTGTAGCCTACGTAAGCATACGCGCACTGCTTTTCAGACTGACTTGGAAATATCTGGAGCCTTTAAATTAAGCAGCAGTAACAGGAGTGTCAGAGTCCTTCCAGAGACTATTCCAGACACGCCCTAACCACCACAGCTGCCAGCACTCTGGAGAAGAGGAGGTTCGGGTGAAAGTGGAGCTGAGGGGAAGAGAGGAAACCGTGAGGGCAGGCTATGCGGGTCCGGACTCTTATTAACAGGCTGTCAGCGCAAACCGAAGGGCGCCGAGATGTCAGCGAGGGGACGAGGATGTAGCACACCTGAGGAGAGCGGCGTGTGGCGCGTTTGAGAGACTGAACTAATTCTGGATTCAATGCGTGTGCAATTCCTCACCAGTGATGAGTTGGCTCCTGTTGTGGATTCTAACAGCAGCCGGGATTCAACAGGTGGGATGGAGGACAGATTTCCCAAAGTaccttttgtcttttgtttttctttctttcttttaacgTGCAGGTTGCATGTAACTCAGACGTTTAATGCAAGTTGCAGAAGACATAGGGGGTTATTTTAAAGTTAGTAAGGTAGGCTGAGATTCTAAAAAATACACTTCCAGTTCTCTAGTTGCACGACGACAAGCTCCTTTAAACTAATTAGACGAAATAAGTGTTTCTTCCGTTTTAGGGCCCCCCTTTATTCGTCAGGTTATGTggcccaggaaaaaaaaaaggtttcttaACCTTTggctaaataaatatttccatTAAAATCTGCTTTAAAACTGATTGTTGTCCTTTATTATCCTATtatcctttatttattattatcatccaTTATCTGGCTTTAATTTTGCACTGTGGGATGCTCAAAGTTGTCTCTAGGCTCGTTCGGTTATATTTTAGTGCCACCTGGTGGATATTTGGGGGTACTCATGTGCTTTCTTGTATCCCACTGCCTCCTCACAGCCTTTCTACTCATAAAGACACCAGTTTGTGGTCTAACCTCAGAAACTGAGTGGTTAAATTAATGATATTTTGTGTTATTAAACATGGCGATATTCTTAGTTTTTGTCAGATTTGGGTTATTCAGCATCAATGTCAAATATACCTCGAAACAGTGTGGTTGTGAATAGTCAGTATTAAATATATTCTCATTATTGCATAATAAACTCATGTGGTTTGGAGGGAAATAACAACAACGCCTGAGTGACAGTTTCCCCTGGGAAAAGtcctttctcttcttctctgagGAATGGTAAATCAAGCCAACACCTCCCCGCGGGTCATCTGACCTGactgcaggctgacaggaagaAGAGATTAAACCAGGAGTGGAGCCAGGGTCATCAGCACTTGTAATCTCTTTGTAACCAGCTGCCACAAAAATATGACAAGTATTTGAGGTCACGTTAGAAAGCATtcagaaagggggaaaaaagatgatgatgaaaatCACAAATAACTCACAAAATAATCTCTCTGTCTTGGTATTGTTGAATGTCCTACATGCAAAATGTGTTCATCAGAGATAAATGATTTCAGTAAGAAGATGGTTGTATCAATCCCAGCCCAGCTTTTATAATGAATTTATGAAGCACTCACATCTTGATTTCTATGATCTCCTTTTTCTGTGTCAGGGTGATGATTTCCTTAGCGAGAACAATATCTATGCCCCTTTGCAAATTAGCCTCATGGCTGCAGAATAAATTAAGTCTTTTGATAAACAGCTTTGTGGCACGACTGTGACTAAAAGTCGTTCATCTGCATTATCTTTAATATGACCATAATTCCACTGAAGTGCTGAGAACAAGCTGAGGAAAACGGATCCACCGTGCTTAAGATGATTAAGCATCTTTTCGCACAGTTAACTGCGGACAGAGTGTGCACGCACATGTATCTTTCAAGCTCCCCATTTAAGTGCTCTGCTATATGTCTTTATAGCTGTAGAGACAATACTGGACCTAATTTTATATGTTTCACTTCTCGCCTAGCCCCGACCACATACTGTACTTGTAATTAGGATGGACATGGTGTCTGCTTCAGCTGAAGTCTTATTCATAAAGAGCCTTTGTGGTTTATTATTGCTACAAAACTGACTCATCTGCATTTGAAGTTTTGCTCGATTTGCATCATAAATGCAATATGACTTCACTTTCCCTGAGAGGGAAGTTTCAGTTTCTGTCAAAGGAAGTAACAACCTGGAGATCATTTCCTGCTCCTTTCTCAAGCACACCATGCtctcaaaacaaaaagaattcAATTTAGACTCaaccatttattatttttacaaaaaacaacataaaaaacattCACATTCCCAAACTTTCATCAGCTGAGGCTCCTGCATTCTCTGTCCAAAGCTAACCTCTAAGCTCTGGGCTGTTAGTGTGCCTTATGTGCTGCGTTGCTGTGAGAACATCTGCTTTTAAGAGCTGCAAAGCTCTTTACTGTGTGATCTTGGCTACACAGAGCAGATTGTAAGAGTCAAAATGCCAAGGGAGATGAAATTCATTTCATTGGCAGGATTTTTATAACTGTGAGAAGCACAGTTGCACGTTTGAAATATGGCGACGGAAACCAGTGTTAATACATAAGACACCAGGGCGCGAAGGTGATTTAATAAGATTATCTCGTTGGgtgtttaattcatttttatagTCTTATTTAATTTATTGCGCAGCACGAACACATGTTAGCACTGAAGCAGAAGTGTACAAGTAAGGGATTTTAAACCTTTCAAGTCCATTACTTGCTGAGACATGGTTACCAAAGAGGgctggatgaaaaaaaaatcaggattaGGGGCATTAAAAATATTGCCTCCACACAAGGGGTCAAAtaccttttgtgcaataaaaaaaaattccagacAAACAGGTTGAAAGAGTAGCTGCAGATGACTTATTTTGTGCAATCACTGCAACAAAGGCTCGGGCTTGATGATGTGACATAAGCTGTATGCATAATGTGAAAGCTATTGGACATATTAGATTAATAAAATATAGAGTATATGAACTGGGAATCTCATTTTCTTTCCCCTTTCCTCTCTGCAGGCCTACTCCCTGAATTCCACCACCATGCCGCCTGCCACAGCTGTCACATCCCCATTTGTAGACCTGTACAACCGCACACAGTACTGCAAGTGGCCCTGCGAGTGTCCAAAGACCCCCCCTAAGTGCCCGCCAGGTGTAAGCCTCCTCATGGATGGCTGCGACTGCTGCAAGACCTGCGCCCAGCAGGTGGGCGAGGTGTGCAACGAGGCAGACATGTGTGACTACCACAAGGGACTGTACTGCGACTACAGCTCAGACAAGCCTAGGTACGAAAAAGGAGTGTGTGCATGTAAGTGTCACTCACCAAAACAAACTACCGCTGTACACCTCATCAAAAGTTCATTTTTGTAATGTTGCAAGTCACGTTCATTGtccaaactgcacacaaactgcAGCATAGCACAGACTTGAGTAGAGAATATTATAAAACACTATgcctttttttggttttgtttcatGGCACAGGCAGCATGTGCACATTAttcaacaaatacaaaatgacaAGAATCACAGAGCACACATGGAAGAGAATTATTGACCTCAGTTTAGGGACATATCTGCATGTTTCATATCCAAGTCTCCAACATGCAAATAACTTTTTGTGttattcatgttttgttttattttatttttttgcctttgttcTACATCCTCGTAGACTGTGCAGACTTAATTGTTGCCTGATGTTGAGATCAAATCTATCCCAGATATTGCACAGCACTAGCTTCTAATGTAATTattgcattacattttttttgtattttaatatgTCTGTGTATTTTACCATTTATCATTTTAGTTTCACTCAcaccatttttttccctttttaattattctcttttgttcattcgTTCCTTGTTGTGCTCACTTTTAAGGACTTTATTGTTTGGAATAAGCTGTGGAGAAATTAAATACTGATGTCTGCTgctaaaaaatagtaaaaacagGCCTATGGTGTCACAGATTTTCCATCTCTAATAGAAGTTTCATTTAAAACCTACCTACACATGATCTGAtgacagtttgaagatggaataagaaaataaaaaatggagactAATATAACAGTTTTCAAACATTTCTGAGgtgcaaaatgtttcatttatcGGTTGTTTGATTGCTTTTATTTTCTAAGCTCTGCAAGACAAATGTCCTCCTAATAATGGCGGACACAGTTCAGCAGCAAGGTACAAGTCcaagcttttgtgtgtttgcccTGCATGCCTTTATAATATATTCCTGCTTGTCATCCCTCTCTGCCAGACATGGTGGGAATCGGCTGCGAGCACAATGGTGTGATCTACCGTAACGGGGAGAGTTTCCAGCCCAACTGTAAATACCAGTGCGTGTGTGTTAACGGTGCTATTGGCTGTGTGGGGCTGTGCACAGAGTCTCAGCCTCCCCGTGTTTGGTGCCAGACCCCACGACGAATCAAAGTCCGGGGACAGTGCTGCGAGCAGTGGATCTGTGACGAACCCAGGAGAGGGCGCAAGACAGCGCTGCGACATGCAGTCGAGGGTAGGAAGCTTTGGATAAAAAATATTGTATGTTTTAACCCCTAAATCTAATGTTCATAGTTGATGGCTGAGAGGTCATTTAAATGGAAGGGAATGCTTCAAGTACAAATATAGTGAACAAATTACTAGGAAGCCCTCAGTATTCTTAAAAATGTAAGGATTTTACATGACTAACTGGAGCTCTCTTGGACAGTATTGTATGCACAGAAATGTAGACATACATACAGTACACCGTGAATATTTCTGATATTGAGTGGTGTTATTTACACCAGTATTAGTCTTTAGAAGTAACATAGAATCTGCTCTGTTTGAAACTGCATCTCAGCTTGTAACAGCTTGTAGTCCAGACGCATCGTGAAGTACGTGTTTGTCGTAAGCGTGTGAGTGACAAATCAATCCTTTCCTGTGGAAGCCCTCACACTGTTTTTGGGTCAGGTCCAGTGGAGGCAAGAATGTGAATGAAGATCTCTTTGTGTTGCATAAGGAAACAAATTAGATCCAGACTTCTAGGCAGACACAATTTAACAATCTGGATTAAAAACAGATGCGACACGAGGGGAGACAGTCATACTGTGCTTCTCATGTTCTCTCCGACATTACATGTGCAGGATCTGAATGATCTGAATGTTAAACAAGTATATTCATGTTGCTAAAAGACAACTTTAAAACAAGAGGATATATGATTGGTTGATTGAGTGGAATTGTTCTCCTAAAATTCCTTAATTGATCCGTTTATTTATTGATCCAGTTATTATAAAGCTGACTCCTGTTAGATCTTTTATCACTGCTCTGTAT from Pelmatolapia mariae isolate MD_Pm_ZW linkage group LG22, Pm_UMD_F_2, whole genome shotgun sequence harbors:
- the ccn4a gene encoding cellular communication network factor 4a; translated protein: MSWLLLWILTAAGIQQAYSLNSTTMPPATAVTSPFVDLYNRTQYCKWPCECPKTPPKCPPGVSLLMDGCDCCKTCAQQVGEVCNEADMCDYHKGLYCDYSSDKPRYEKGVCAYMVGIGCEHNGVIYRNGESFQPNCKYQCVCVNGAIGCVGLCTESQPPRVWCQTPRRIKVRGQCCEQWICDEPRRGRKTALRHAVEVFPAETTSWHKNCITQTTSWSPCSKTCGRGLSMRISNANERCELFKESRLCNLRPCEVDITKHIKPGKKCLNIYREDQPTNLTISGCTSKKAYRPKYCGVCTDERCCIPYKSKTIDVEFECPNGAGFTWKMLWVQACFCNLSCKSPNDIFADLENYYGYPEVMN